CACGATACTGCTCATGTTCGCGATGTTCACCGGCGGGAACTTCTCGATGGAGAGTGTGTCGGACGAGAAACAGAACCGGATGATGGAGATTCTGGTGACGTCCGTTTCCCCACTGTGGATGATGGCAGGCAAGGTGGCGGGCAATGGCATCCTTGGCCTGGTGCAGGTTGTAGCGTGGGGGGCATCGATGGCCTTCCTTGGTCCGCGTGTCCTGAGCAATCTGCCGGACCTTACGCAGGTTCAGATCGACCCCGCAATTCTCATTTGGCTCGTGGCGTTCTTTATCGCCGGCTACTTTGTGATGGCGGTAGTGATGGCAGGGATTGGGGCGGCGACAACCTCCTACAAGGAGAGCTCCCAGATGTCTGTGCTCATCACTATTCCTGCCGTTTCTCCACTATGGTTCTTCCCTGCGATCTCTGGTGACCCTTTTGGCCCGCTCGCCCGGGCGCTCTCCTTCTTCCCTGTGACGGCCCCCATGACTATGATGCTTCGAATGGGCGCCGCTGACATACCTGTGTGGGAGGTGCTGGTCAGCCTGGCCGTGACCATCGCCGGCGGAATGGTGCTGCTGTGGTTATCCGCGCGGGTCTTCAGGGCGGGCCTTTTGATGTACGGTCAGAAGATGTCGCTCGGAAAGGTCTTCAAAGCGTTGCGACAGGCCTCTTAGTTGTGTGGGAGGGTTGGGATGGACGAGCGTCTCCGGCAAGTTATTCAAATTGAGACCGAGATTTTCATTATTACCATCTAAGCATGTTTGGCCCAAATCTCCACATTCAGGACGGCAATTTGGGATTTGATACGCTCATCTCTTTCGATCAGTACAATCTCGAGCGCGTGCACGCCCTTCGCGGCCATTGCAGGCTCCAGCTTCCAGACAAGCCAGCTGCTCTCGGTCACGTCCGAAGGGTTGCCGGCGTCTACAGCGGCCGTGTTTGTGATTTGTGGCTCCGGTAGATCGCGCCCATCCAGCACCACGCGGACGCGGTCGGCCGGGCTGAAGTGGTCCAGCTCAACGTGGAGCTCAAAGGCAACCGAGCCTGGCGGTCGGTCGTCGTGCACGGCAAGATGGAACGTGGGGCCAGTGCCCGTCAGTGTGCGGTATAGCTTCACCGGCACCTCTCCGGCCAGGCGGTCGTCCCTCTCCGCCCCGTAGCGCGGCTCCGACTTCGGGCGCTCTAGGCGCTTGAGCGAGGAGTAGACCTTGTCCACGCCCTCCAGCGTTTTCGGTGAGCCAATCGTCGTGAGCAGCGGCCTGTGGGACGAAACGGTCCCGTGCCAGTTGAAGATGTGGATGCCGTCAGCACCGCGACGATAGTACCCGTAGGCGAGTCCCCTGAACCATGCCTCTCTCCACTTCTTCGCCGGGACGAGCCGGCCTGTCCCACCCTCCCCGTGGCTGTCAAAACCGGGGTAGAGCTTGATTGGGGCGTCGCCGATCAGGCGTCGATAGCCTTCGACGTCCACCCCGGGGTCCGTTCCGGAGTTGGCGTTCGTGGCAATAATGTCGCATAGCCCGTCTCGTATTCACGTTTCCAGGTCGTAGCCAATCTTGTGGCAGGTCTCCAGGGTCGCTCCCACGCGGACAAGCACATAGAAGGGCCTGCCGCGTTCCTGTGCGATCCTGTCCGTTAGCGACCGTACTCCGCGCTGAAGGTCCGTGAGCGTATACATAAGGCGGTACGCGTCGTGCTCTGGCAGGTGAAACGCGTGGCGCTGCCAGTCGATCTCGATGCCATCCCAATCGGCGAGTCGGCAGGTCTCCTCTATGTAGGTGAGGCGCATTTGCCGGACTTCCGGGATGGCGAGGTTCCAGGAAGTCGATGCCCACCGCGGCGCCTGGTCGGCCCCCAGCAGCCATTCGGGATGGCCCTTTCGGACGCTGGTCAGGGCGTGGCGCGAGACGCTGGTGATGGTCTCCGGCGTAAGCGGTGGCGCCGTGCGGGTCTTATCCGACCAGAAGTGGTTGTCGTTCATGCGCACGGCTGCGTAGACGTGCATGCCAAGCTCGCGGCCGCCCCTCACGATTGCGCCGTACGGGTTTTCGCCGCGATCGTACATTCCCCAGAGACCCTCTACCCGGCGAGTGTGCTCCACGTCATCGTAACGCCGTCCTTCGCCGCTCCCATACAGGGGCAGTTGCTTCGATGGCCACCGCGCCTCCTCCGCGCCAACGCACCAGGTCATGGCGCCCACCTGCGTGTCCTTTATGGGTGCATAGATTAGATCTACAAGCTGCTGCGCCGTTTGAGGGTACTCGGAGTAACCGTGAGGCGTCCCGTCCCAGTTGTAGATAATCCCGTAGTCCGGCGGCGGCGTGCGGGCCATGTTGAGCTCCCTTGGCTGAATGGCGATGTTATACCACTTTTGCACCGATGGTAACAGCCCGAGCTTCCGATGTATGCTGTAGGCCGACCAATTTTACAGGAGTTGTCAGCAATGCTACTCGAAGGTAAGAAAGCACTCATTACTGGCTCCCGCCGCGGCATCGGCCGGGCAATGGCCTACGCGCTTGCGGCGGAAGGCGCGGATATCGGCATCAACGACGTTGAATTCGATGACAATGCCGCCGAGACCATAAGGACTATTGAGGGAATGGGCAGGATGGCCAGCTGGCACCTGGCGAACGTGGGCAAAGGCGCGGAGATCAACCGGATGATCGACGAATTCCTGGAGAAACATGGCCGGATCGACATCATGATCAACAATGCGGCGAAGAGTAAGAAGCAGCACTTCCTTGCCATCACGGAAGAGGACTGGGACACGGAGCTGGACGTGCAGTTAAAGGGCTACTTCATTGCGTCGCAGCGCGCGGCGAGGGAGATGGTCAAGAGCGGCAAGGGCGGGAGAATTATCTGCATCGGCAGCGTCATGGGGCTGCGCGCGTGGCCCCACAGCCTTGTCTACGGCGTTTGCAAGTCCGCCCTGACCCACATGGTGCAGTCCATGGCCGTGGACATGTCAGGGTACAACATCTCGGTCAACTGCATTGCGCCGGGGTATATCGACTCCCGCGTCCTTCCGCCGGAGCTTGAGCACATGCGCGGCGGGCCGGGTTATGCCGACTACTCCGTGCAGCGCCTCCCGTCGCGGCGCGGCGGCGTGCCTGAGGACATCGCGGGCGCGGCGGTCTTCCTTACCTCTCGCCTGGGGGAGTACGTGAACGGTCAAACGATCGTAGTGGACGGCGGCTTCCTGCCGTTGCCCGGCACCTGGGGCACGTGGGACTGGTAGGGGTCGCCTTATTCTATTGTGTGCGTTATAATAAGTGCTGGTGGAGCGTCGGTTGACCATGCGACAGTATGTCGACTTTGCGGGTTTGAAAATACTGATGACCGACGAGGCCGAGGCACATCTAAGGAACAGTCATCCTCAGGACGTTACGTATATAGATCTTGTTGGGGACGTCCTGGGCAAGCCAGACCTGGTTTTGCCAGATCCGAGGCCGAATGTGGTCCGATACTACGGCAGGGTCGATTCCAGCGGAAAACTTCTCCGAGTGGTTGTGAAGCGACTGCCGGAGGTAGCTTACATCGTTACCGTCTTCTCTACGTATCGGGCAAGATAATAACGAGGTGGTGGATGGAAAAGAAGGACGTTCGTGTCTGGTATCACCCTGAGCTGGACACCCTGGAAGTGCGATGGAGTGACAAAGATGGCGCTTACGCCAGTACTGCGGACGAGCGCGTTATGGAGTACGTCACCGACTCAGGTGAATCGTTGGGATTCATGATTGAAGGCGTTGGAGACATCGGCCAGTACGAGACGGTGTCGTTCCAGGTTGGCGCGAACACCAGCCCCCGCCTTGAGAACACGACGGTCGCCCACGCAGCCGAGATACTGAATGTAACGGAAGGCCGTGTCCGCCAGCTTTGTGCCGCGAGGAGGATCAAGGGCGCCTACAGGGCAGGTCGCGATTGGCTAATACCGTTGCCAATAGAAATGACACCAGGGGCGCGCGGCCGCGAAGGTGTTGCCGGTAAGAGACACGGTCCATCCAAGGCTAGTGCGTCGTAGCGAAGGGCCTAACCACCCTTCTTCATCGCCGCGATGCCTTCCATGTACTTGTCATGGCCATAGACTTCCTTCTTGTAGTTCCAGCGGCCGAACTCCGGGTACATCTTGAGGCTGCGGTCCTGCAGAGACAGCCTCACGGGTGCATTGCCGCGGCGCGCGGACTCGCGTAGCGCTATCGCAAGCTCGTACGCATTGCGCAGGCTTTCACCGGTGCTCAGGTTTAGCGGCGAGCCCGTGTCGAGATGGTCGATCAGTGTATTCACGCTGTGCTGCGTGCCCGGGGAAGGCACGCGCCAACCGTCCTGGTCAAAGTTATTGTTGTCCTTCTGCCGGAAGTCGGTAAACAGGTCCGGCACTTCCTTCAGCACGCCGCCTTCCAGCTTCTGGAGGTGGAGCCCCTTGATATCGTTGTAGAAGACGCCCTTGCTGCCGATTACCTCGATGGCGCCGGTCACGCCGGCGTGGCGCGGGCTGTGCTTCCCTAGTGAGAATGCTTCAAGGCCGTTCTTGAACCGGATATAGCCGCCCAGGCCGCCAAAGCCGGGCTTGCCGTTCCATGTATCCTCGTGGTCGCTCATCGGGTCGCCGGACGCCCAGCCCGTCACCCATTCGACATCCGAATCGAGGGCGAAATGGCGGGCCATTGCCAGGCCGTGGCAGCCGCCCTGTCCGTTCGGCTCGGGGATGGTAATGCTCTGGACCTCTCCTATCTCTCCAGCCTCGATCAACTGCTTGGCCTTCCAGTATTCGGGGTAGTTGCGCGGGACTATGCCACCGGCCAATGGGATACCGCGGGACTTGCACTCGGCGACCATGCGGTCGGCGTCCTCTAGAGTGCCTGCGAAAGGCTTCTCGCAGAAGACGGCCTTCACGCCCGCCTTCGCGGCTGCGACGACTGCGCCCGCATTCGCCCGCACGGGCAGAATGGGGAGGGCGATGTCTATTTTATCCTTCTTGAATAGCTCGTCGTACGACGAGTACCCGGCGCACTTGAACCATCTTGTCGCCACAGCGAGGTTCTCGGGGTCCGTGTCCGCAATTGCAACAACCTCGCACCTGGGGTGCATGGCGTAGGCGCGGGCGTGCTGGATGCCCATGTGGCCGGCGCCAATCAGGGCCACTCGGTATTTGGGGCTCGATTTCGTCGCCATTTGACTCCTGTCCGTGTGCTATTTTGCCGGGGCGTCTATCTTCCGGGACATGATGTCCTTCATGTACTCTTCGCGCCCGTAAACATACTTCTTGAACTCCCAACGGGCCGTCACAGGGAACATGACCAGGCTGCGGTCCTCCAGCGGGAATTTTACCGGCGCGTGGCCCCTCCGATGCGACTCGCGCATGCCGATGCAGATCTCCAGGGCCTTGCGCAGGCTCTGGCCAGTGCTCATCCGGACTGGCTTGCCGGTATCGACAGCCTCAACGAGCGCGGCCACGCTCGCCAGCATACCGGGGGTGCAGTTCGCCCAGCCCTCTTCGTCGTACGACCGGCCCTTCAGGTTTCTATGGTCCTCAAAGACACCGGGCTGGTACTTCAGGTCCGCCAGAGTGCCCGGTTTGTAGTCGGCCTGAGCTTTGGCAATGTGCAGACCCTTGGAATCGCTCCAGATCACGCCCTTCGTGCCGATTACCTCGATGCCCTGGCCCTGCTCGCCGGCCTTGGACTTTACGCTCTCGCGGCGATGGCTGAAGAGCTCCACGCCGTTCTTGAATTTGACGAAGCCGCCGATGCCCTTCAGGTCGCCGTCTCCGTCTCCGTCGCTCATCGGGTCGCCGCCCACCCAGCCGGTGCACCACTCGGGATCGATGTCGTTGTTGAACATGAGCGCGAGGTTGAGGTTGTGGCACCCACCCTGGCCGTTGGGGTCGTAGATGTTGATGCTCTGGACATTGCCGATCTCGCCGGCGTTCACAAGGTCCTTGGCCTTCTGGTATTCGGGGTAGTTTCTGGGAATAACGCCCGCACCGAAGATAACGCCGTTCTTCTCACACTCGGCCACCATGCGGTCCGCGTCGGAGAGGCGGGCGGTCATCGGCTTATCGCAGAAGACTGCCTTGACGCCGGCCCTGGCCGAAGCGACCACTGCGTCGGCGTTGGCCTTCACAGGCAACACGGGGCCGACGATATCCAGCTTTTCCTTCCGGAACATTTCGTCATACGTGCTGTAGCCGGCGCATTCGAATCGCCGAGTGAAGATGTCAAGGTTCTCCTGGTCGGTGTCGGCCACGGCCACTACCTCGCACAGCGGATGCAGGTCGTACGCCCGCGCGTGGTGCGTGCCCATGCGGCCGCCGCCGATGATGGCGACCCTGTACTTCGCCGATTTGTTCTTGATCGTAAGCACCTCTCAGGCTGTTGCTCTGGCCTTCTTCTTCGGTCCTGGCTTCTTGGCAGGTCTGGTAGGGGAGCCGACCCGCTCGCCCATTTGCGTGACGAACTGGCGAGCGAGGTCGATCACATCGTCGGAAAGGGTCATGTGGTTGCGTCCCTGGTGCAGGGCGTAAGCGAACGGCGCCTTGACGCGGTTCAAGGCGTCTTCCATCTCCATCGCCTGCTGGATGGGGACTACGGGATCGTCGTCAGAGTGTATCATGAACAGCGGCCTGGTAGCCGCTGAGACGTGCCGCACAGGGGAGGCGTAGTCGAGCGAAATCTCCCAGCGCCGACCCGCCGGCATCCAGCCCGCGGCCCACGGCAGGGACCTGAGCTCGTAGGCCCCGGAGATACTGGCCGCGCCGGCGAACGAGTCGGGAAGCGACTCCCATCCCCCGGTCTTCTCGAAATCGCCGTTACCGAGTGTTGCCACCAGGGAAACGAGGTGGCCGCCGGCCTCGTGCCCGATAAGGAATATGCGGGAGGTATCGAGCGCGTAGACTGCTGCGTGGGCGTGCGCCCATCGCAAGGCGCACATGAGGTCCTGATAGCATGCCGGGGCAGGGGAGCCGGTCGCGAGGCGGTAATCGATGCGCATGGCGAAGAAGCCGAGGGAAGCCCATTGCTCCACGTCAATGGCGCTGCCGTCCAGGCGGCTGCCGGAGACCCATTTTCCGCCGTGAACGGAGATGACTCTACGGGATGAGGGCCGGGCCGGTCGGGTGCTGCGACATCAGCTATGAGCCCTGCGCCGTGCACGTATCCGTAGACTAGACTTGGCGTATAGAGAGATGGCTGCATGGGGACTCTCGAAAGCGGCCGGGCAAAGTGAAGGGCCTCTGGGAACACCAGAGGCCCTTAATATATCACCACATAACGCCGATTACTAACCGCCGCTGCCGGCGAGTTGCTCGGAAATCTCCTTGACCCTTGCCTTCACGGCTTCTATGCGGGCGTTAACAAAATCCGGCTGAAGGCCAAGCTGGATTGCTGTCTGGGCGTCCCTGTCCGCCTGGGTGTTGCGGCCTGTGGCCGCGTATGCCATGGCGCGGCTAACGTACGCGTTAGCCATATCCGGCGCAAGCTTGATCGCTTCGTTGAAGTGGCCAAGCGCCTGTGGGAACTGGTCGAGCTTCAGGTACATGCTGCCCCGGTTGTAGTAGGTCTCCGCCGACTTCGGGTTGAGGCGGAGGGCCTCGCCGAAGTCCTCGACCGCCGCGGCGTAGTCGCCAATGCTGTCATAGGCAGTACCGCGATTCAGGTAACCGGCCGGGTTGGTCGGCGCCAGTCGGATAGCCTGATCAAAGTCCAGGAGGGCCATAGCTGGCACCCCGGCCATCATAAAGGCCTTTGCGCGCTGGGAATAGTACTCTGCGTTGTTGGGGTCGAGGCTGATCGCTTTTTCGTAGTCCGGCATCGCCATCGCGCCCGCGCCGACATCCATAAAGACGTTGCCGCGCTCCTTATAAGCGTCGGCAAATTCGGGGTTGAATTTGATCGCGCCTGACAATTTGTCGAGCGCCTGCTCGAGGCGTCCCTGCTGGCGCAGGAGGAGCCCTTGCTCGTACGCCTTCTGGGCGGCCTCGAGGTCAACCGCGCCGGCCGGCGTTGCACCGTTCTTCTCGCAGGCCGTCGCCGAAAGCGATAAGGCGGCCAACAAGACGACAATCAATATGGCTAAAGTTCTTTGCATACGAGAATCACCTGGATGTTAGCTGGCGGCATCCCGCCGCCATCTAATGAACACTACGTTTACGGCCCGCCGTCGGTTCTCTTCGAGTGTATTATTCCGTAGCGCACGCGTCAAATAAGACAGCTACTGGAATGGCGACGGAATCGCATCACCATGCCACGGGAACGCGTACGATGGCTTTGCGCTGTGTCGCTTCAGGCCGGCCTCCACCCGTATTGCTGTGGAGGGCGGAAGCTGGACGGAGAAGTACTTCGAGTCCACCGGCACGACGCTTACACTATCTGAAACGCCCTCGCCATGCCGAAGGTTTGTAAAACGGTGCTCACAGAAAGCTCCGGCCTGCACGATAACGCTGCGCGACGCGGTCGGGCTCGTGTTGACAAGCTGAAGGCCCACAACGTCCGGGCCCAGCTTGTCAACCAGCGCGGCCACGTCCTCCGGCAGTCCCGGGCGCTGGCGGTCCTGGTCGTGGTAGCGCACCGTGGCCCGCAGCAGTCCGCCGTTATATATGGCCTGTGGGGTTCCGGTCGTGACCATGGTGAGGCCCTTGGTGAAGACCGGGTTCTGAGAACTGTCGTTCTTCGCGATCTGCGTATCCACATCGGAATTGTCGTTGCGGATGTAGTTCGTCGCCTTCAAAGCCATCTCCAGATCGGAAGCAAGCATCTTCTCCGGCCACGTGGGGTTCAGTCCATCGTAGTACTGGAACCGCGCTCTCTCGCACTGACCGCCGCCCTTCTCGTGCTCTGGCGGCTGGCTGTTCCAATCTATTCGGACGTCGCCTGCGCGGACGGCCTTGCAGAAGTCGTAGTCTTCTTTGGACATTGTCGCGTGATACAGGTGCGCGACCTCCTGGAATCGCATGGGGTACAGCTCGTTTGAGAAGTAGTAGTTCTGCCAGCCCTTCGAGCCGTAGACGGTATAAATGACGTGCTGGCCATCCTTGTCCTTGTGGCCGTTGTTGAAGAGCGTCTTCACGAGGGAGCGCAGTATCTCCGTGTAGCCGTAGTAGCCTGACAGGAGCAAGGCGCACTCAGCGGCGATAGTGGCGGAGTGGAGCATGTTGCTGGCGCCCTGGTAGTGGCTCCAGCCATAGATGCCGCCCCAGAACTGGCCGTTCCGGTGCTCGCCGATTTTGCCGGTGAGGCCGAGGTTGTCGGGGAGGATGCCGTTGTTCTGGCGTGTGCGGTCGATCCACATCTGCGTGTAGTCCAGTACCCACTGCTTGTACTTGTCGTCGCCTGTGTACAGGTACGCGTTAGTGACCAGCGCAGTCGCGGCAAGGTTGTTGGAGCTGTCTCCGTTCAGGAGTATGTGGTCTATCAGCTTCATCACTTCTGCCCGACGCTCGGGAGTTTCAAACCATTCAAGCTCCAGGTTCGGCATGATGGGATCGAGGCTGGCGTATTTGTATATGCCCTGCTTGTATTGGCCTCCACCGACGGCGCGCTCGATTAGCCATTCCTCCACCCATTGCTCGGATGCCTTTAGATACGGCCCCTGGCTGCTGCAGAAGATTGAGCGGAGCACCCCGTGCTTTTTGTCGTAGTTAGGCGCCTGAGGGTCATCCCCCGTGAACATCGCGGCGAAGCGCTTCGCCCTCCGAACGTTCTCTGAGATAGTTGGGTCCGCTACGCCGAAGTCATAGAAGGCCATATTGCCTTCGCCCATGTGGTGCCATTCGCAGCCCAGCGGTTTGGCGTAGTTGTAGTACTCGTTGTGTATCTGCGGCCGCATCTCGCCGTAGGACTTGCCGTGGTAGTAGTTGTAGTGCTTCTTGCGGTTGAGGTGGCTGTCGTCGCAGAACCGCGTCGTGGCGTTCCATTCCTGCAGGGCGAGGTCCAGAATGCGCGAGCTGCCGCCAAGCGCGTAGAAGAGCCCCCAGTTGTAGCACATCTCGTAGTGGTCATCCACGTCGTCGGCATAGAGCCAGTTACCGGGCCGCTCGGTGTACTTGTCCACCATCATCGGCGCGGCCTCTTCCATCGTGCGGATAAGCTCGCGCTCCAGTAGCGCCCAGCCGGGCGGGGGAGCGATCTTCGTGGCCTTTAGAGTGGCCATCTGTGGCATGGAGACGCGTGTCTTTGCGGGCATTCGGTACCTCGGTGAAATTCGATCGGCCAGGCAAGCCGCCCTACGCTATATTCGAAAAGGGTCTGGGTAGAATAGGGAGTGGATGTCAGGAAACCGGCAACATCCGGGTACGGATACGGTTGTCTTCGATCGAAATGATCGCTCCTGCGTCTATTGCGTCCTCGATTGACGGCAAGACGCCGCCGAGCAGGATGTTTACTTCTTCGACGACGGACGAGGTGAGTCTGAGGGAGAGGAATTGTTGGGCATAATTGAATCCACCCGCACTATGTCATGGCCGAGAGAACGGACGAATTCCACCGTTCTGGGCGAGATATGCATGTCCGCAAGGAGCCTCATGCGACTCCGCGGCTCATTTCCCTGGCCAGCCACGCGCCATACCGCGCCGCCTGGAGGACATCCTCTTTCTCTAGTTCGGGGTACTCCCGGACAATGTCCTCAGCGGAATATCCGTTGCCGATGAGCTTGAGCACGAAATCGACCGTGATCCGCATTCCGCGAATCGTCGGCCGCCCATTAGAGACCTTGGGGTCAACCGTAATTCGGTCAAGCATCGCAGAATCACCGCCCATTCAGGATAGCCTTTCTGGGTTATCTTAACAGAATGTAACCTCACTTCTAAAGCTCCGAAACAAGTGGTATCCTTCCGTTGTAAATTTCATGACCGGACCGTGGAGGAGTCGATGGCCGCAAGGAACTCGGTTGCCACCGTTGGCGCGGCGATCATCGGCAGCGGTTTTGCCGCTCGGTTTCACGTTGAGAACTACAAGCGCGTGCACGGCGTGGATGTGCGACTCGTAGGGGTGTACAGCCGCCGTGCCGAGGCATCGGCAGAGTTTGCCAAGAAGCACGGCTTTAAGAAGACTTACGGCAGTCTTGAGGAGCTGCTGAAGGACCCGGCCGTAGACCTGGTGGACGCCTGCATACCTAACCATCTCCACGAGGAGATGGGCCTTAAGGCCCTGGGCGCCGGCAAGCACGTCGTAATCGAAAAGCCCTTCAGCGGCTCATTCACCCCCGGCAAGGACGAGAAGGGCTGGCAGCGCTGCCTGGACGAGGCGCTCTCCAGCGCGGACAAGCTGGTTGCCGCCGAGAGGAAGTCCGGCAAGCGCATCCTTTATGGCGAGAACTGGGTCTACGCGCCCGGTATACAGAAGGCCAACCGGCTGCTAGCTTCCGCCGAGACGCCCATCCTCCGCATGGTCGGCGAAGAGTCGCACCACGGCACCCACTCCGCATACGGCATGCAGTGGAAGACCTCCGGCGGCGGCAGTCTTTATATGAAGGGCGTGCACCCGCTCGGCGGCGCGATCTATCTTAAACACAAAGAGGGCATGCGCCGCACCGGCAAGCCGGTCAGGCCGTCGTGGGTCGTCGGCACGGTCGCCAATCTGACGCATAGCGACGCCTTCGCCGCTGAGACCGCGCACGTCATCCGCACAGGCTGGACTGACTGCGAGGACTGGGGCACGATGGTGCTGGGTTTCGACGACGGCACGGTGGCGCAGATCACCGCTGCGGACACCGTTGTCGGCGGTGTGCAGAACGTCCTGGCTATATACGCCGGCCGCACGACAATCAATGTCAACATTAACCCCAACAACGCCGTCGTAGCCTACTCGCCGGACGCCGAGGCGTTCTCCCGCGAGTACATCCGCGAGAAGGTGGAAACGACCGCAGGATGGCAGTTCACCAACCCGGACGAGGACTGGATGAATGGATTCCCGCACGAGATGCAGGACTTCGTTGAATCGGTTGCGACCGGCCGCGAGCCGGAGTCCGGAAGCATGCTCGGCCGCGACGTGGTGGCCGCCGTCTACTCGGCGTACCTGTCCGCCCACACCGGCAGCAGGCGCGTGGAGATAAAGAGCTAGAGCCAAGACCATGTAGTGGCACAGCATGCTGTTCCACTACATGGTTTTGATCACGAGGGAGACCAGGAGACGAGAGTGCCCAAGCGCAGGCCAAATCTTCTCTTCATCATCACCGACCAGCAGCGGCCGGATACGATGGCCTGCTATGGCAACGACATCATCCAGACGCCGAACGTCAACGCGCTGGCCCGGGACAGCTTCGTCTTCCAGCACGGTTACGTGAGCCAACCGGTCTGCGTCCCGTCGCGCTCCACCATCATGACCGGCCTGTACCCGCACACCAACGGCTGTACGTCGAACAACACCGTCCTCTCTCCCCGGGTCAAAACGATGGGAGAGCTTACGTCCGATAGCTATCGCAAGGGGTACCACGGCAAGCGGCAGCTCGGGGACGAGCGGACACCCAAGCGCGGCTTCACGGACTACCGCGCGATTGAGGACGGCTACCACAAGCACAAGACCTTTGAGCACGACCCCAACGAGATCAGCCACTACGCCCAGTTCCTTATGGACAACGGCCGAATCGAGGGCCGCCTGGAGTCCGACGATGAGGGTATGGGACCGGGACGAGAAATCGCGTCATCGGTGCCGGAAGAGTTCACGAAGGCCGCTTTTCTCGGAAATGAGGCCGTGCGATTCATCAGGGAGAGCGGCAACCAGCCGTTTATCCTCTACACCAGCTTCCTTGAGCCGCGTCCGCCATACAACGGCCCACTAAACGACATGTATCCTCGGAACAACCTTCAGACCGGACCCACATTCCTGAAGCCGCCCCCAGCAAATGCTTCGATGCGGAACAGAATGCTGGCGTGGTATTACCAGGAGAATGGGTATCGCGGGAAGCCTCTCAGGTCGGAAGCAGACTGGCTTGACCTGCGCGCCCGGTATTGGGGCCTCGTTACGCTCGTTGACCTACAAATCGGGAGAATCGTGCGCGCTCTCGAGGAGTCCGGGCAGGCAGATAACACAATCATTGTCCACACCAGCGACCACGGGGACATGCTGGGCGATCACTCCATTCTCGTGAAGACAGTGCTCTATGAGGCGTCTGTCAAGGTGCCGTACATCATCCGCGTGCCGTGGCTCGGGAATGGCCGCATGGTCCCGGGCAGGGTCTCGAACGTCGATTTCGTTCCCACGCTGCTGGACTTGATGGCCGAGGAGATACCTGACAACATCCAGGGCAATTCGCTTGTGCCCGTGATGCAGGGCAGAAAGACTCTGGCGGAAAACGACGTCGTCGTGCAATGGAACCGCGGAAGCGAAAAGCTCAAGGGGCTACCGGCGGACAAGGTCTCTCTGGAGCGAGCGAAGGCGCTGTCCGCCCTCCCATGGCGGTCGTACGTCACCGCAGATAACTGGAAGCTCAACCTCGCGGACGGCGACCAGTGCGAGCTCTACGACCTGAACACTGACCCGCACGAAATGGACAACAAGTTCAACGACCCGAAATACGACGGCAGGGTCAAGGACATGGCCCAGCGCCTGCACAGGTGGCAGGAGCGCACAGGGGACGACGCCAAGGTCCACCCCGAAGGGCTCTGATCGACGATGGCGAAGCGCAGACCGAACCTCCTGTTCATTATGACCGACCAGCAGCGCCCTGACACGATGGCCTGCTACGGCAACAAAGTCATCCGGACGCCCAACCTCGATGCCCTAGCTTCCGGCAGTTTAGTCTTCGAGCACGGCTACGTCACGCAGCCGGTCTGCA
The sequence above is drawn from the SAR202 cluster bacterium genome and encodes:
- a CDS encoding Gfo/Idh/MocA family oxidoreductase — encoded protein: MAARNSVATVGAAIIGSGFAARFHVENYKRVHGVDVRLVGVYSRRAEASAEFAKKHGFKKTYGSLEELLKDPAVDLVDACIPNHLHEEMGLKALGAGKHVVIEKPFSGSFTPGKDEKGWQRCLDEALSSADKLVAAERKSGKRILYGENWVYAPGIQKANRLLASAETPILRMVGEESHHGTHSAYGMQWKTSGGGSLYMKGVHPLGGAIYLKHKEGMRRTGKPVRPSWVVGTVANLTHSDAFAAETAHVIRTGWTDCEDWGTMVLGFDDGTVAQITAADTVVGGVQNVLAIYAGRTTINVNINPNNAVVAYSPDAEAFSREYIREKVETTAGWQFTNPDEDWMNGFPHEMQDFVESVATGREPESGSMLGRDVVAAVYSAYLSAHTGSRRVEIKS
- a CDS encoding DUF4976 domain-containing protein, with protein sequence MPKRRPNLLFIITDQQRPDTMACYGNDIIQTPNVNALARDSFVFQHGYVSQPVCVPSRSTIMTGLYPHTNGCTSNNTVLSPRVKTMGELTSDSYRKGYHGKRQLGDERTPKRGFTDYRAIEDGYHKHKTFEHDPNEISHYAQFLMDNGRIEGRLESDDEGMGPGREIASSVPEEFTKAAFLGNEAVRFIRESGNQPFILYTSFLEPRPPYNGPLNDMYPRNNLQTGPTFLKPPPANASMRNRMLAWYYQENGYRGKPLRSEADWLDLRARYWGLVTLVDLQIGRIVRALEESGQADNTIIVHTSDHGDMLGDHSILVKTVLYEASVKVPYIIRVPWLGNGRMVPGRVSNVDFVPTLLDLMAEEIPDNIQGNSLVPVMQGRKTLAENDVVVQWNRGSEKLKGLPADKVSLERAKALSALPWRSYVTADNWKLNLADGDQCELYDLNTDPHEMDNKFNDPKYDGRVKDMAQRLHRWQERTGDDAKVHPEGL
- a CDS encoding tetratricopeptide repeat protein, encoding MQRTLAILIVVLLAALSLSATACEKNGATPAGAVDLEAAQKAYEQGLLLRQQGRLEQALDKLSGAIKFNPEFADAYKERGNVFMDVGAGAMAMPDYEKAISLDPNNAEYYSQRAKAFMMAGVPAMALLDFDQAIRLAPTNPAGYLNRGTAYDSIGDYAAAVEDFGEALRLNPKSAETYYNRGSMYLKLDQFPQALGHFNEAIKLAPDMANAYVSRAMAYAATGRNTQADRDAQTAIQLGLQPDFVNARIEAVKARVKEISEQLAGSGG
- a CDS encoding DUF433 domain-containing protein; protein product: MGGDSAMLDRITVDPKVSNGRPTIRGMRITVDFVLKLIGNGYSAEDIVREYPELEKEDVLQAARYGAWLAREMSRGVA